Genomic DNA from Cucurbita pepo subsp. pepo cultivar mu-cu-16 chromosome LG13, ASM280686v2, whole genome shotgun sequence:
aaaaatattagttAAACAAACAGGTTAATCACTAAAAGttgcaataattaaattgttagaaaatttaaaatttaggaattagactgaaaataaaagtttaaagattaaattattattattattattaaaaaaattatttagaagaAATTGAGGTGAGAGAGAGATGTAAATGCAAAGGTGACCACTGACCGAGATGTCCTTTCTCATGCCGTACAGTTCTTCCGCATgcatcttctctctctctacagaaaaataaaatttaaattatgggccaaaagaaaaacattactctttttttttaattttattttataaaatatttacacaaaatattcaatattatCTTAGactattaattcatttttgaaagtctaaaaataaaattgaaaaaaattcaaggatATTCGGTATGATtcatgagagagaaatgagagagaaatattttctttttttctaaaaaaaagagaCTCTCATGTTTACCAGAGtaaatgcattaaaaaaaaaatcccaccTCTTTGATCGGAAGAATGctggttttaaaaataagtgaTTGCACTTCTCTGACCCTTCTTGCCCCACCAAATAGCGGACAACTAATACGTTCCACTTATTGAACAGGGTTCTATGGTCGGTCCGCGACCCTTGGACACCAAAGACATCTTTGGAGTGATCTCATAGTTCCTACGGGTGCAGATTAGATTCTTCTCCCAACTAAAGAAGAGATGTTGGCAGAAACATTTAATGTTCCCGAATAACTCATGGATACAAATTTGAGAtacttttgtaatttctagAACGTTCTTTAACACATAACTAATTTCTTCAATgtaatcaaatcaaaagcTATGAAGCCAAACCAGAGATTTGAGTAAGAAATGTCATCCAAAATGAACGCATCTGTACATAATGATGTGGGCATTGCGAAACAAAATTCTTAGTaacagaaaaaacaaagaaagacgGCTAAAAACCACCAACTGTTCTATGTATATTCATAGCGGAAATTGCTTCTAAATCTGTGAGACAACCTCAAAATAGATTCCTGGTTCCTGAAAACAAAGTTTAAACACAATAGTCAAGAATAAGTACTATAGTCTTTCATGTTTCATCCATATTTCATCCATATGTTTCATCCATATTTCATCCATATGTTTCATCCATATTTCATCCATAATAAGAGATGTTCGTAATGTATGTATACTTATAACTTAGATATATAGCTTGTAACGGTCCTAgccatcgctagcaaatattatcttctttagactttccctcaaattttaaaatgtctagggaaagatttccacacccctataaagaataagaatatttcgttctattccccaaccgatgtaggatctcacataacTGCTCATACCGTTTGCAAATTCATAGTCTATAATCTAGAATAAACAAGTCTATCTACACATCTTAATCGAGCTACAGTGATTACCTTAGAGAAAATCTCAGCTTCAACCACTCCTATTACAGTGTAAAAGATGCATTTCATAAGCTTGTATTAATATGATTCATAGGATTAGCAAATCCATAATctataatttagaataaacaTAGGAACTCTTAACCTCAAGTTACATGAACCTAACCTATGTGTCAAGTACCTTCGAACAAAATCTCCTTGATATACTAGTGACGGTCTAACAACAAATAATGAGTGCCTTTAAGAACAAAATCTCTTGACCCATTCAACCTCAAGCGAGAAATaatgtatatttatattgtcTATGTCTTTTGTAGCAGCCCAAActcattgctagcagatatattattctctttggactttccctttcgggcttccccccaaagtttttaaaacgtactACTAGGGTGAAGTttccacccttataaaaaatgtttcgttcccctctccaaccgaaaAGATACACACTATGCTAGAGCCATGTGCTTATAAAACTTCCTCACTTATTCCCTAAAGCCCACACCATAACTACCGCTAGTTCCAAACAACATTCCTCACTTACATTCATACCTGATCATTCCTCTCCCTATAAATCCTCTTCCTGCAGGATAACCAAATGACTGGACTTCTATAAAAGTGGAGAAGATTGTAGTCAGGAATACAAGACAAACTGAAAGATCCCCTTCATTCTTGCAGAGCTGCTCACATACTAATAGCTTCGAGAAGAAAACCTAAACAACTAGATAGACAATGTTTCAAAAGAGTTTGAGAGTAGacacaaaacaatctataAAAAGGTACCTGTATTTTAAAGCCACATGCTACATGTAAAGCTATTGAGGAAATTTTCTCATCATAATTAAGTAGAAAACCATATCTAGCCTTGCATTCTAGAAGAGATAAATGCACTTGAACAACAGATCCCCCCCTCCCCCCAGCAGATAAGCTtcagaaaatcaaaagttaaattttaagtttagttcctaaacttccaaattttgtgtctatttggtcttttaactaaattttcaattttatatctaatatgtCTCCAAACTCTATaactaaattttcaattttatatctaatatgtCTCCAAACTCTATAAGTCAAGGGGGAATGCCATACCTACATAAAAGACCCATTGTTCCTTGACTTTCTAAGGTCTAACCTTTCGCTCTCCTACTGAAAAAGAAGTGTTTAATAGGTCCTTAAACTTTCTCAATATGATCATATGTTAgacatatttgaaattttgaaaaagaaatacttTTAGAAAGCTAACTTATCTATTAGAGACAGATTTGATTCCTCAAATTTCAGGAACTAAAGTTGTAATATAACTGAAAAACAACTGCTAAAGAAACAGCTAACAAAAAGAAAGCTCCAATCCAAAAGAGACACTTAGAACAAAGTGAACTAAGCCTAAAGTGTTATTAACCAGAAAATAAAGAGGACTAATATCAAGAAAACTTCACGTCATATTCATTGATAACTAGGAAGTCAAAGCTAGATCAGAAAAGGTTAGGTGTGAAGCAACCAATGCGAAAGTctaatcttttgttttgtaatcTTCTTGGTAGCTCTTGGTTGAGCATGGCTATAGAGCCAACTCAACataattcctttttctccCTCTCTTGGGCAACGTAATAATTTCTAATAAGTAAATGGATTCAATATCTTAATGGGTGACCTCAAAGATCTGTTGTATGGCATTCCTTCAATGATTAGAGCAACATGGGAAGCATGATCATTACCTATTAATCACAAGTACCAGTAACAGCTGCACCATGATCATCCTAATCTTCCATTTGCTACAAACTAATAACCCAAACATCATGACCATTTATTTCATCGTTCGCCCTCCGGGATTGAAGATACATCTCCACGGTACAAGTGATCAAAAACACTAGATATACCTTTACACAAAGCAGCTGGAGAGCGAAACATCCAAtagatatttaatatattttttagattgttCTCATTGAGTCTTCACGTAATAAAGTTATTGTACGAGCAATTACTTGAACAAAAAGTACCAAAAGATAAGAATCAACTACTCAATCCTTAATTCGTATTGTTCTTAGTTCTTTTGGGGCTTAACGTTTGACAAACAAGTTACCAGAGCATACTCAGTATGTATATGCATGCAACAAGTAATCTAGAAattgggggggggggggggggggggaNNNNNNNNNNNNNNNNNNNNNNNNNNNNNNNNNNNNNNNNNNNNNNNNNNNNNNNNNNNNNNNNNNNNNNNNNNNNNNNNNNNNNNNNNNNNNNNNNNNNNNNNNNNNNNNNNNNNNNNNNNNNNNNNNNNNNGGGGGGGGGGAAGCACATAAGCAATATGCAAAAGCTAAAACTACAAGTAACAATATAGGCGAGAAAGAGAGTTACCAGAACATATTCAGAATTTGTCCTGCACCCCACCCGCTCATTCGCTGACATTCCCATCGCAGGAGTCACTCCCATCGTTCCGCCCCCCAAACGGCCACCATAGCGGCACTCTAAACCTCCTCTCAACACGCCCACTATTGCTTCCTCTGTTTCCTGACCCTGATTCTTCTCCGGAAGATTCATTCGCCTGCACCTGGCTTGCACGAGTTCGATTCTCGTAATCAGAATCATCTGTAGGCAACTCGAACCGGCAAACAGGGCATGAATTATGCAATTCAAGCCAAGGCAATATACAATAATCGTGAAATACATGCTTGCAGGGCATCTGCTTAACCTCAGTATCTTTTTCAAACCCATCAATGCAGACGGCACACTGGTTCATTTCCGAATTCAGAAGATCCTCTGTAACAGTCATAGTCGGAAGCTTCTCAATCGCCGATTTAGACGCCGGAGGAGTTCCATATCGGTTCGGATCATTGTCAGCCAGTAATTGAATTAGCTGCTCAAGGCCTGGTCCAATGAAGTAATCGCCAACATTTTGAGGCATCGAAAAGCCAGAGTGGGAAGCATGGCGCGGAATTTCAAACACAACATCCGCACCACTATCGAAGATGCCCCGTAAATGATtctgaagaaaaacaaagggGTCATACGGCTCAGGCTGAACTGACGAATTGGATTGGGAAGCCAAACTTAAAGTTCTTGAAAATAAACCAGGATTTTGAAGATCAACAACCGTCGAAGAGGAAACAACAAGAGGATTAAAACCACGGAAAGGATCGGGAAGGAGAAGTGTTCCGCGATCAAGATTGACATTCGAGTTGGAATTGGAATTCTCGTACTCTTCAAGAAACCCCTCATTACAAAACGGACACAGAGGATCCGATGAAGGGGATACAATAACAGTAACGGCGCGATCACACTGGTGGCAGAAGAAAGGCTTGTCGACGGCGGCGAGACTGGCGGTGGAGAACATTGTGGTGCGGCGAAGAAGATACAAACACCCGCCGAAAACCAACGAGAGATTCGCctaaaaagagaagaaaaagaggattTTATGTTAGAGAATTCGAAGAGACGAGAAAAGGATTGGGAAAACAATGGGCGAAGAGGAAGAACGGCGGGTTTATTTGTGTCGACGCCATCGTCGTCAACTCCATTGGCTGTTGAGGAGTGATGATTCTCGTCTTCAGTGCAATTGGCTCTTGAAGATTCTCGACGTCCTCAGAAGATTCCAGATATCTCTGAATTTgttccattattttatttatcagaTTTTccatctaattttaaatatgtattttattttttattcttcaaatttttacatttattttgcAGTTGAGATATTTACGGGCATAATATTTACCggtttattttttcaaaaaaaaaaataattatttttaagtttttatttttcaatataatctttattaaaaattattaaaaaaatcataataaaataaatatatatatatatatatataattttttaattttttattttaatactacaacataatttttaactaaCAATCTACCAcctaaaatttagttttattattataattaaagtctcacaattaattaattaaatttttaatacatatttaaaatatatttatattaaacaaGTGAGGAATTGGATGGCGGGGTAACAATATAATTCTATTTCCAACCACATTTATCGAACAGTGAAATTATTCCCTCTCCCAAGTTACCGCAGATAAAGTAGACATCTCTAAAATGAATATCATGTCACGAATGTCGAGTTATTGACAAAATAATGCTCATAAGTTAGGTAGAGCCTACGatgcattattttatttaggaGTGGTAAGATATCTTAATGCCatttatattcatataatGAGGGATtataacaattaatttttttaaaaaatcattaatattcttaaatgggtatttaaaaaaaaaaaaaagagtattaatgaaattttaaaaataattttagattatcaagtttttttttacttttattttaaagaaacgTTAATAAATATGTAGTTCAAAATCATTggattaattgaaaatattttttaaaaaaggggTTTAAATCAAAAGGtacttaaaatataaagattttAATGTAACTTATACTTTGttctaagaaatatttcaattgGCCAAATTCTTGACAATGTCTGATCATTACATACATACCTGATAGATATGCACCTGCAGAGTCTAAACCCTCAATAAGTTATTCAAACAGATTCAATCATTTATATCGACACGTACCTGGCGAGTCTTGATCTTGGTTTCTAACGTCCGAGTACGAATCCGAGCAGCTCTGTGATAACTGGCAAAACAACAGAAACCTAACAGAAATAGAATTTTGGAAGGGAGTATGAGGGTTCCAAAACATGCATATCATGCTAGTGCATTTGACTTCCCCATTATGGCAGCAGCAGCAATGTTATCTATACAAAAATGCCAAAAAGGGGTCGAAAGCGATACCCCGAATCTCGTAGCTGATAAATGACATAGCGGCATAAGTTATTGATGAACTATTATATCATACAAGGGAGTAACAGAGCCAATGAATCATTGTACAAAATGTATGGGGCATAGTTCTACTGCTACAAAACAGTTGGTATCACAAAAGTTCAGGATTAGTCATCCTACATACCAACTCAAACCTTGTGCACATTCTTCTGGTCATAGGATCGCCCCCGAGGCTGTTTCGAGTTCGAAATATAGATTGAAATCAACTTCAAATGCCAACAAGAACTCAGACGAATGAATGTGTGAATTCAGAATAGTTTGACTAACCTCATAAGAAATATCCTAAATTAGGCAAATCACTTGCACTTTTCCTTCAAACAAGCAATTGTCGCTTTCATAGCATGAACGCTCATTTTCTTTACCTGTTTCAAGCATAGGTCATGATAGAAACTTGCTTCCAATCAGCAGACAGATatgtttttgttataaaaaggTTATCAGACAGCCACATAAACAATATGTTCCcgacaaaacaaaaacatggtCAGACATTAATCGACGAGACGAGGTTGATGAGAGATAATGATGAATTACCTCCAACTTGTCCTCCTTAGCCCAATGATTTGACGGAAGTCTGCGAAATTCTTCAGTCAAGTGGATGCACTCTCCCACGTTCTCAGGTGAGACAAAGTCCATAGCAACCTTTATGCATGACTATGTGGAACATGAATTGGAACGTAATTAGAATAATAGCCTAACAAATAcatcaatattaataaaaatacatattgTACCATGCAAATGTGCTTGATTtgataatacaaaaaaaaatgcatttttagttggcatatatattcttaaaactGAACAAGGATAAGCTTAAGAATGAATACTATCTATTACCAAACTTGAGGAGAGT
This window encodes:
- the LOC111809360 gene encoding E3 ubiquitin-protein ligase RING1-like — protein: MFSTASLAAVDKPFFCHQCDRAVTVIVSPSSDPLCPFCNEGFLEEYENSNSNSNVNLDRGTLLLPDPFRGFNPLVVSSSTVVDLQNPGLFSRTLSLASQSNSSVQPEPYDPFVFLQNHLRGIFDSGADVVFEIPRHASHSGFSMPQNVGDYFIGPGLEQLIQLLADNDPNRYGTPPASKSAIEKLPTMTVTEDLLNSEMNQCAVCIDGFEKDTEVKQMPCKHVFHDYCILPWLELHNSCPVCRFELPTDDSDYENRTRASQVQANESSGEESGSGNRGSNSGRVERRFRVPLWWPFGGRNDGSDSCDGNVSE